In Saccharomonospora marina XMU15, one genomic interval encodes:
- the dxr gene encoding 1-deoxy-D-xylulose-5-phosphate reductoisomerase yields the protein MSGQPRSVLILGSTGSIGTQALDIVGRNPGRFRVAGIAAGGTDPQALAAQVVAHGAAAVAVTKSTSVEDLQLALYTEAQRRGYARGEFRLPRVFAGPDAVVELIDAARADVVLNGMPGSQGLVPTLRALATGATLALANKESLIAGGPLVLDAAGPGQLVPVDSEHSALAQALRAGSAAEVDRLVLTASGGPFRGRTREQMAGVTVDDALAHPTWAMGPLVTINSATMVNKGLELIEAHLLFDIPCERIDVVVHPQSIVHSMVTFVDGSTLAQASPPDMRLPIALALHWPHRVPGAARPCRWDEAAAWTFEPLDAEAFPAVELARHVGSVGGCLPAVFNAANEQLVAAFLAQNTGFTSIVDTVQQVVESADEWRGQPRDVEDVFAAEQWARERALAISTEGK from the coding sequence GTGAGCGGGCAACCACGAAGCGTTCTCATTCTCGGCTCCACCGGTTCCATCGGCACGCAGGCGCTCGACATCGTCGGCCGCAACCCCGGCCGCTTCCGCGTCGCGGGGATCGCCGCGGGCGGGACGGACCCGCAGGCGCTGGCCGCACAGGTCGTCGCGCACGGCGCGGCGGCGGTGGCCGTGACGAAGTCCACCTCGGTGGAGGACCTGCAGCTGGCGCTCTACACCGAGGCGCAGCGGCGGGGCTACGCCAGGGGCGAGTTCCGGCTACCACGGGTGTTCGCGGGGCCGGACGCGGTGGTGGAGTTGATCGACGCCGCGCGGGCCGACGTGGTGCTGAACGGCATGCCGGGATCGCAGGGGCTGGTCCCCACCCTGCGCGCGCTGGCCACCGGCGCGACGCTGGCGCTGGCGAACAAGGAGTCGCTGATCGCCGGTGGGCCGCTCGTGCTGGACGCGGCGGGGCCGGGGCAGCTGGTCCCGGTGGATTCCGAGCATTCCGCGCTCGCGCAGGCGTTACGAGCGGGCTCGGCGGCCGAGGTCGACCGGTTGGTGCTCACCGCCTCGGGCGGGCCCTTCCGTGGCCGCACGCGTGAGCAGATGGCGGGTGTCACGGTCGACGACGCCCTCGCGCACCCCACCTGGGCGATGGGCCCGTTGGTCACGATCAACTCCGCCACGATGGTGAACAAGGGACTCGAACTCATCGAGGCGCACCTGCTGTTCGACATCCCGTGCGAACGCATCGACGTCGTTGTGCACCCGCAGTCGATCGTGCATTCGATGGTGACCTTCGTCGACGGCTCGACGCTGGCGCAGGCCAGTCCGCCCGACATGCGGCTGCCCATCGCGCTGGCACTGCACTGGCCGCACCGCGTGCCGGGTGCGGCGAGACCGTGCCGGTGGGACGAGGCGGCGGCGTGGACGTTCGAGCCGCTGGACGCCGAGGCGTTCCCCGCCGTGGAGCTGGCCAGGCACGTCGGATCGGTGGGCGGCTGCCTCCCGGCCGTGTTCAATGCCGCCAACGAGCAACTCGTCGCGGCCTTCCTCGCGCAGAACACCGGTTTCACGTCCATCGTGGACACTGTGCAACAGGTGGTGGAGTCGGCCGACGAGTGGCGCGGGCAGCCTCGCGACGTCGAGGACGTCTTCGCAGCGGAACAGTGGGCGCGCGAGCGCGCCCTCGCGATAAGCACGGAAGGGAAGTAG
- a CDS encoding helix-turn-helix domain-containing protein: MSGDEWVVAAPHPALRPIVVRYLGYARHEAAPALHRGLPSRHVTLAISLVDPMRVVGAPGSGRPPTRPQGVLGGMHTSPALIAQQGHLCGVHVELHPLGLRALFGCSSAELSEQVIDLADLGSRFAALPPRLAATPDWRGRFTVLDEVLLERFTGATDLAPELAFAWRRMLATGGTIRVAQLAGEIGWSRRHLGEVFRREVGLSPKQAARVLRFERAGNLLRRGTRMNLADLAAVCGYSDQSHLTNEWRALAGCSPGTWIAEELPFLQYDTGTPAAGS, from the coding sequence ATGAGTGGCGACGAGTGGGTCGTGGCAGCCCCGCACCCGGCGCTGCGGCCGATCGTCGTGCGCTATCTCGGCTATGCCCGGCACGAGGCCGCGCCCGCGCTGCACAGGGGGTTGCCGAGCAGGCACGTTACGCTGGCCATCAGTTTGGTCGACCCGATGCGGGTGGTCGGCGCGCCGGGCTCGGGTCGGCCGCCGACGCGACCGCAGGGCGTGCTCGGCGGTATGCACACCAGCCCCGCGCTGATCGCGCAGCAGGGCCACCTGTGCGGCGTCCACGTTGAGTTGCACCCGCTCGGGCTGCGGGCGCTGTTCGGCTGTTCCTCCGCCGAGCTGAGCGAGCAGGTGATCGATCTCGCCGACCTCGGTTCGCGATTCGCCGCGCTGCCGCCGCGGCTTGCCGCGACACCGGACTGGCGAGGCCGGTTCACAGTGCTCGACGAGGTGCTGCTCGAAAGGTTCACCGGCGCCACCGACCTCGCGCCCGAGCTGGCGTTCGCGTGGCGGCGGATGCTGGCCACCGGCGGCACGATCCGCGTGGCGCAGCTGGCAGGGGAGATCGGCTGGAGCCGAAGGCACCTGGGCGAGGTGTTCCGGCGCGAGGTGGGCCTTTCCCCGAAGCAGGCGGCCAGGGTGCTGCGCTTCGAGCGTGCGGGCAACCTGCTGCGGCGCGGTACCCGGATGAACCTGGCGGACCTAGCGGCGGTATGCGGCTACAGCGATCAGTCGCACCTCACCAACGAGTGGCGGGCGCTGGCCGGGTGTTCTCCCGGCACCTGGATCGCCGAGGAGCTCCCATTCCTGCAATACGACACCGGCACGCCTGCAGCAGGCTCGTAA
- a CDS encoding LLM class flavin-dependent oxidoreductase, with amino-acid sequence MAFELGIYSFGEITTDPVTGKLPTARQRIRDYIEQAEVADQVGLDVFALGEHHRSDFAVSATSVVLSAIAERTRDIRLSSAVTVLSSEDPVRVFQQYATLDLISGGRAEIIAGRGSYLESFPLFGYDLAEYDALFAEKLDLLLAIRERNPITWSGSYRPALHEADIAPRPLQQRLPVWLAVGGAPASVARAGRLELPLALAIIGGALPRFVPLSRLYRQAAQEAGHDPAGLRLSINSPGFVASTSQAARDLSYPYFDRGMLENFHERGHGFHTPRPAYDRQSAREGALVVGSPQEIIDKVMYQHELFGHGRLLIQLGFGGVPQRETLRAIELLGTEVAPVVRKELSPRIPPP; translated from the coding sequence GTGGCGTTCGAACTCGGGATCTACTCCTTCGGGGAGATCACCACCGACCCCGTCACCGGCAAGCTGCCCACGGCGCGGCAGCGCATCCGTGACTACATCGAGCAGGCGGAGGTCGCCGACCAGGTCGGGCTCGACGTCTTCGCCCTCGGTGAGCACCACCGCAGCGACTTCGCCGTCTCCGCCACCTCCGTCGTGCTGTCGGCCATCGCCGAACGTACCCGTGACATCCGGCTGTCCAGCGCGGTGACCGTGCTCAGCTCCGAGGACCCGGTGCGGGTGTTTCAGCAGTACGCGACCCTGGACCTGATCTCGGGAGGGCGAGCCGAGATCATCGCGGGCAGGGGGTCCTACCTGGAGTCCTTCCCGCTGTTCGGTTACGACCTCGCCGAGTACGATGCGCTGTTCGCCGAGAAGCTCGACCTGCTGCTCGCGATCCGGGAGCGCAACCCGATCACCTGGTCGGGCAGCTACCGCCCCGCGCTGCACGAAGCCGATATCGCGCCGAGGCCGCTGCAGCAGCGGCTGCCCGTGTGGCTGGCGGTTGGTGGGGCACCTGCCTCGGTGGCCAGGGCGGGCAGGCTGGAGCTGCCACTCGCACTGGCGATCATCGGGGGTGCGCTGCCACGTTTCGTGCCGCTTTCGCGGCTGTACCGGCAGGCCGCCCAAGAGGCCGGACACGACCCGGCCGGGCTACGGCTGAGTATCAACTCACCAGGGTTCGTGGCTTCGACCAGCCAGGCGGCGCGCGACCTGTCCTACCCCTACTTCGATCGCGGCATGCTGGAGAACTTCCACGAGCGCGGGCACGGCTTCCACACGCCGCGCCCGGCCTACGACCGGCAGTCCGCGCGCGAGGGGGCGCTCGTGGTCGGCAGCCCGCAGGAGATCATCGACAAGGTCATGTACCAGCACGAGCTCTTCGGGCACGGCAGGCTGCTCATCCAGCTGGGCTTCGGCGGGGTGCCGCAGCGGGAGACACTGCGCGCGATCGAACTGCTTGGCACCGAGGTGGCGCCGGTGGTTCGCAAGGAGCTTTCACCGCGGATTCCACCGCCATGA
- a CDS encoding M50 family metallopeptidase — protein MLVYILGVALFALGICVSVALHEAGHMVTAKAFGMKVRRYFVGFGPTVFSFRKGETEYGLKWIPLGGFCDIAGMTALDEVKPDEAPRAMWRFKTWKRTVVLGAGSATHFVLGFVVLYLMAVTMGLPNLENRAVVSEVSSCVRDATTVEQVNDPNCRPGDPAPALAAGVQPGDELVAVGGKEISGWSDVLTAVRNSSGPTEVKVLRDGELKTLTVDVPQLTRPSPEGGTEKAGAIGVAPASLLPYGPVEALGGSAQFTGEILVQTWQRLLEFPERIPAVVEAIFGGERDPNTPVSVVGASRIGGEAVEQGLWEVFLFLLASLNFFVGIFNLLPLLPLDGGHIAVTWYERVRDWLRKLRGKAAGGPVDYTKLNAVTAVIVVIGGAVVLLTVTADIVNPIRLFPQ, from the coding sequence GTGCTCGTCTACATCCTGGGAGTCGCGCTCTTCGCGCTTGGCATCTGTGTGTCCGTCGCGCTGCACGAGGCGGGGCACATGGTGACGGCGAAGGCGTTCGGCATGAAGGTGCGCCGCTACTTCGTCGGTTTCGGCCCCACCGTCTTCTCCTTCCGCAAGGGGGAGACCGAGTACGGCCTCAAGTGGATTCCGCTCGGCGGGTTCTGCGACATCGCGGGTATGACCGCTCTGGACGAGGTCAAGCCCGACGAGGCCCCGAGGGCTATGTGGCGGTTCAAGACGTGGAAGCGCACCGTCGTGCTCGGTGCCGGGTCCGCCACCCATTTCGTACTCGGCTTCGTCGTGCTGTACCTGATGGCGGTCACGATGGGGTTGCCCAACCTGGAGAACCGGGCAGTTGTGTCGGAGGTGTCGTCCTGCGTGCGCGACGCCACCACGGTCGAACAGGTCAACGACCCCAACTGCCGCCCTGGCGACCCGGCACCCGCGCTGGCCGCCGGCGTCCAGCCCGGCGACGAACTCGTGGCCGTGGGCGGCAAGGAGATCTCCGGCTGGAGCGACGTGCTCACCGCCGTGCGGAACTCCTCGGGCCCCACCGAGGTGAAGGTGCTGCGCGACGGTGAGTTGAAGACGCTGACCGTGGACGTGCCCCAGCTGACCCGCCCCTCGCCCGAAGGAGGGACGGAGAAGGCCGGCGCGATCGGGGTCGCTCCGGCGAGTCTGCTGCCGTACGGCCCGGTCGAAGCGCTGGGCGGGTCGGCGCAGTTCACCGGCGAGATCCTCGTGCAGACCTGGCAGCGGCTGTTGGAGTTCCCCGAGCGCATTCCCGCTGTCGTGGAGGCCATCTTCGGAGGCGAGCGCGACCCGAACACACCCGTGAGCGTGGTGGGTGCCAGCCGTATCGGCGGCGAGGCCGTCGAGCAGGGCCTGTGGGAAGTCTTCCTGTTCCTGCTGGCGAGCCTGAACTTCTTCGTCGGGATCTTCAACCTGCTGCCGCTGCTGCCGCTCGACGGCGGCCACATCGCCGTCACCTGGTACGAGCGGGTACGCGACTGGTTGCGCAAGCTTCGCGGCAAGGCCGCGGGCGGGCCGGTGGACTACACGAAGCTCAATGCGGTGACGGCGGTCATCGTGGTCATCGGAGGTGCGGTGGTGTTGCTCACCGTCACGGCCGACATCGTGAACCCGATCCGGCTGTTTCCGCAGTAG
- a CDS encoding Uma2 family endonuclease: MHRALLPALPQDCEVFQTLGVGISGIGAIYVPDLCVVPRSAVPRTSDPAAAEDVLLAVEITSRCNVEHDRKRKKWAYAHGGIPQYLLIDASDEEGAAVSLFSEQAGGSYRRACRMAFGERIKLGEPFDIELDTDRFE; this comes from the coding sequence GTGCATCGGGCGCTTCTGCCTGCGCTGCCGCAGGACTGCGAAGTCTTCCAGACCCTCGGTGTCGGAATCAGCGGTATCGGCGCGATCTACGTTCCCGACCTGTGCGTGGTGCCCCGAAGCGCCGTGCCGAGGACGTCCGATCCTGCGGCGGCCGAGGATGTGCTGCTCGCCGTCGAAATCACCTCCCGATGCAATGTCGAGCACGACCGTAAGCGCAAGAAGTGGGCGTACGCGCACGGCGGCATTCCGCAGTACCTGCTCATCGACGCCTCCGACGAGGAAGGTGCCGCCGTGTCGCTGTTCAGCGAGCAGGCAGGCGGCTCCTACCGCAGGGCTTGCAGGATGGCATTCGGCGAACGGATCAAGCTCGGCGAGCCGTTCGACATCGAACTGGACACCGACCGGTTCGAGTGA
- a CDS encoding VOC family protein, with protein MDNTSKPGVWPAILYTDTEAARRFLIEVIGFTESFTVRGEDGTTVRHGELMWPEGGGVMYGCAANGHTGQSESATGSSLLYVATRDPDQVCERARAAGAKILAEPHDTDYGSRNVAIADPDGNVWTFGTYGGA; from the coding sequence ATGGACAACACGAGCAAGCCCGGAGTCTGGCCCGCCATCCTGTACACCGACACCGAGGCGGCGAGGCGCTTTCTGATCGAGGTCATCGGCTTCACCGAGAGCTTCACGGTGCGAGGGGAGGACGGCACCACCGTGCGGCACGGCGAGTTGATGTGGCCGGAGGGCGGCGGTGTGATGTACGGCTGCGCTGCCAACGGCCACACCGGGCAGTCCGAATCGGCGACGGGCAGCAGCCTGCTCTACGTCGCGACGCGAGATCCCGACCAGGTCTGTGAGCGAGCACGAGCGGCGGGGGCGAAGATCCTGGCCGAACCACATGACACCGACTACGGCTCCCGCAACGTCGCGATCGCCGACCCCGACGGCAATGTGTGGACGTTCGGCACCTACGGCGGGGCTTGA
- a CDS encoding DUF2631 domain-containing protein, translating to MAGKTVEKRTGTDVDTRDEPSAEWGWHGSFPKASRAAGWFTAFVLFMMLIGNHEGQTENIWLVGLGAAIVLGLLYDMARRRTAWRR from the coding sequence GTGGCAGGAAAGACCGTCGAGAAGCGCACGGGAACCGACGTCGACACCCGCGACGAGCCGTCGGCCGAGTGGGGCTGGCACGGCAGCTTCCCGAAGGCGAGCAGGGCCGCGGGGTGGTTCACCGCGTTCGTGCTGTTCATGATGCTCATCGGCAACCACGAGGGTCAGACGGAGAACATCTGGCTGGTCGGACTCGGCGCCGCCATCGTGCTCGGCCTGCTGTACGACATGGCGCGACGTCGCACCGCCTGGCGGCGCTGA
- a CDS encoding VOC family protein — protein sequence MSVGAPALWRIPAGTPCWVELATADETSARQFYRELFGWDFHVKRDPATANRRYAIALHDDLQVAGLYQAARDQPTGWSVHLAVNSTATTAEWVEHLGGALTLGPVEIPGRGSILHAVDPSGAPVVFWQPPQDWYFPEGRPGTFSGTDLNTHDGAGADNFYCRLFGFSSRQIGRDDIDYAEWRLGRDPVIYRYVMDPRSQGTVPPHWMIYFHADPARGADALAGHALMLGGSVVTEPFDTPYGRTAVLADPGGSVFSIIDHSRPVDTGVGRAEVDDPYDD from the coding sequence ATGTCCGTCGGTGCCCCGGCCCTGTGGAGAATCCCAGCGGGAACACCGTGCTGGGTGGAGCTGGCCACAGCGGACGAGACTTCGGCGCGTCAGTTCTACCGCGAACTGTTCGGCTGGGACTTCCACGTCAAGCGTGACCCCGCCACCGCCAATCGCCGCTACGCGATCGCCCTGCACGATGACCTGCAGGTCGCGGGTCTGTACCAGGCCGCCCGCGACCAGCCGACGGGTTGGAGCGTGCACTTGGCGGTGAACAGCACCGCCACCACGGCCGAGTGGGTGGAGCATCTCGGCGGGGCGTTGACGCTGGGACCCGTCGAGATCCCCGGCCGGGGCAGCATCCTGCACGCGGTGGACCCCAGCGGTGCGCCGGTGGTGTTCTGGCAGCCGCCACAGGACTGGTACTTCCCCGAGGGCAGGCCAGGCACGTTCAGCGGCACCGACCTCAACACCCACGACGGTGCCGGCGCGGACAACTTCTACTGCAGGCTGTTCGGGTTCAGCAGCAGGCAGATCGGCAGGGACGACATCGACTACGCGGAATGGCGGCTCGGCCGCGACCCGGTGATCTACCGCTACGTCATGGACCCGCGATCGCAGGGCACCGTCCCACCACACTGGATGATCTACTTCCACGCCGACCCGGCGCGCGGCGCCGATGCCCTCGCCGGGCACGCGCTGATGCTGGGCGGAAGTGTGGTGACCGAGCCGTTCGACACCCCCTACGGGCGCACAGCCGTACTCGCCGACCCGGGCGGTTCGGTGTTCTCGATCATCGATCACTCGCGTCCGGTCGACACCGGGGTGGGCAGGGCAGAGGTCGACGACCCCTACGACGACTGA
- a CDS encoding class I SAM-dependent methyltransferase, which yields MAWLCTLVRVKRLLRRADVVPSPNIWYFTDTYEVENRAQDADDVIWARLSEQVCWSGADVVDVGCGDGFHLPRFAATARSVVGVEPHEPLVRRAQRRLARYPTVTVRGGTAQRLPLADASADLVHARTAYFFGPGCDPGLREADRVLRPGGALAIVDLDTRHRPYGDWMLADLPHYDPDVVDAFFARQDFTCLRVETRWRFPDREAMAAVLRIEFSARVAERAVAETLKLNAGAEGDELILPVGYRILVRRKPGGLVRSVSPQGRPSTP from the coding sequence ATGGCGTGGCTCTGTACGCTGGTTCGGGTGAAACGGCTTCTGCGCAGGGCGGACGTCGTGCCCAGCCCCAACATCTGGTACTTCACCGACACCTACGAGGTCGAAAACCGCGCGCAGGATGCCGACGACGTCATCTGGGCACGCCTGTCCGAACAGGTGTGCTGGAGCGGAGCCGATGTCGTCGACGTCGGTTGCGGCGACGGGTTCCACCTGCCTCGGTTCGCGGCCACGGCGCGCTCGGTGGTCGGAGTCGAACCGCACGAGCCGTTGGTGCGCAGAGCCCAGCGCAGGCTGGCACGGTATCCGACGGTCACGGTGCGCGGCGGCACGGCACAGCGGCTGCCGCTGGCCGACGCCAGTGCTGACCTGGTCCATGCCCGGACCGCCTACTTCTTCGGACCGGGGTGCGACCCGGGGCTGCGAGAGGCCGATCGCGTGCTGCGGCCCGGCGGCGCGCTCGCGATCGTCGACCTCGACACCAGACACCGGCCGTACGGCGACTGGATGCTGGCTGACCTTCCGCACTACGACCCGGACGTGGTCGACGCTTTCTTCGCCCGGCAGGACTTCACCTGCCTGCGCGTGGAGACACGGTGGCGGTTTCCCGATCGCGAGGCCATGGCGGCGGTGTTGCGGATCGAGTTCAGCGCCAGGGTCGCCGAACGCGCCGTCGCCGAGACACTGAAGTTGAACGCGGGAGCTGAGGGTGACGAGCTGATCCTGCCCGTGGGCTACCGCATTCTGGTTCGGCGCAAGCCCGGCGGGCTGGTTCGGTCGGTCTCGCCGCAGGGCCGACCGAGCACACCGTAA
- the rlmN gene encoding 23S rRNA (adenine(2503)-C(2))-methyltransferase RlmN: protein MTGSTALPLVFDAPRRGMPPRHLADLSVAERADAVAALGERPFRAKQLSNHYFSRLTTDPHAMTDIPATARERLVGALLPPLLTEVRAVSCDGGSTRKTLWRAHDGTLLESVLMRYPDRATLCISSQAGCGMACPFCATGQGGLERNLSTAEIVDQVRAAAAVLRDGLMPDSDGTPTPGRLSNIVFMGMGEPLANYNRVLAAVRRITDPAPAGLGISQRSVTVSTVGLAPAIRKLADERMQVRLAVSLHTPDDELRDELVPVNNRWPVAEVLRAARYYADTTGRRVSIEYALIRDVNDQPWRADLLAELLREHLGRLAHVNVIPLNPTPGSKWDASPKPVEREFVRRVNAGGITCTVRDTRGQEIAAACGQLAAEGS from the coding sequence ATGACTGGCTCCACCGCCCTTCCCCTGGTCTTCGACGCGCCGCGCCGAGGCATGCCACCCCGACACCTCGCCGACCTGAGCGTCGCCGAGCGTGCCGACGCCGTCGCCGCGCTCGGCGAACGGCCGTTTCGCGCGAAGCAACTCTCCAACCACTACTTCTCCCGGCTCACCACCGACCCGCACGCGATGACCGACATCCCCGCCACGGCGCGAGAGCGACTGGTGGGCGCACTGCTGCCGCCGCTGCTCACCGAGGTCCGCGCCGTCTCCTGCGACGGCGGCAGCACACGCAAGACCCTGTGGCGCGCGCACGACGGCACGCTGCTGGAGAGCGTGCTGATGCGCTACCCCGACCGCGCGACGCTGTGCATCTCCAGCCAGGCCGGTTGTGGCATGGCGTGCCCGTTCTGCGCCACAGGGCAGGGCGGGCTGGAAAGGAACCTGTCCACCGCCGAGATCGTCGACCAGGTACGTGCGGCCGCCGCCGTGCTGCGAGACGGACTCATGCCCGACTCCGACGGAACCCCGACCCCGGGCAGGTTGTCCAACATCGTGTTCATGGGCATGGGTGAGCCGCTGGCCAACTACAACCGCGTGCTCGCCGCCGTGCGCCGCATCACCGACCCCGCGCCCGCCGGTCTCGGCATTTCGCAGCGTTCGGTCACCGTGTCAACGGTGGGGCTCGCACCCGCGATCAGGAAGCTGGCCGATGAGCGGATGCAGGTCCGGCTCGCGGTGTCGTTGCACACACCCGACGACGAACTGCGCGACGAGCTGGTACCGGTCAACAACCGGTGGCCGGTGGCCGAGGTGCTACGCGCGGCCAGGTACTACGCCGACACGACCGGCCGCCGGGTTTCCATCGAGTACGCCCTCATCAGGGATGTCAACGATCAGCCGTGGCGGGCCGACCTGCTGGCGGAGTTGTTGCGCGAACACCTGGGCAGGCTGGCGCACGTCAACGTGATCCCGCTCAACCCGACGCCGGGCAGCAAGTGGGATGCCAGCCCCAAACCGGTGGAGCGCGAGTTCGTGCGGCGCGTCAACGCGGGCGGCATCACCTGTACCGTCCGCGACACCCGGGGCCAGGAGATCGCCGCGGCCTGCGGACAGTTGGCCGCGGAGGGTTCGTGA
- the ispG gene encoding flavodoxin-dependent (E)-4-hydroxy-3-methylbut-2-enyl-diphosphate synthase: MNVDLGLPATPPPVLSERRKTRQLQVGPVGVGSEHPISVQSMTTTVTADVNATLQQIAELTAAGCDIVRVACPSADDAEALPAIAKKSQIPVIADIHFQPKYVFAAIEAGCAAVRVNPGNIKKFDDKVAEIARAASDHGTPIRIGVNAGSLDKRLLAKYGKATPEALAESALWEASLFAEHGFHDLKISVKHNDPVVMIRAYELLAEQCDYPLHLGVTEAGPAFQGTIKSAVAFGALLRQGIGDTIRVSLSAPPVEEVKVGAQILQSLNLRPRKLEIVSCPSCGRAQVDVYKLADEVTAGLQGMEVPLRVAVMGCVVNGPGEAREADLGVASGNGKGQIFVKGEVIKTVPEHQIVETLIEEAMRIAEESGESGEPVVTVS; encoded by the coding sequence ATGAACGTCGACCTGGGTTTGCCAGCCACGCCGCCCCCCGTGCTCTCCGAACGCCGCAAGACCCGTCAGTTGCAGGTCGGCCCGGTCGGTGTCGGCAGTGAGCACCCGATTTCCGTGCAGTCGATGACCACCACGGTCACCGCCGACGTCAACGCCACGCTGCAGCAGATCGCCGAGCTCACGGCCGCGGGCTGCGACATCGTGCGTGTCGCCTGCCCGAGCGCGGACGACGCGGAGGCGTTGCCCGCGATCGCGAAGAAGTCGCAGATCCCGGTGATCGCCGACATCCATTTCCAGCCGAAGTACGTGTTCGCCGCGATCGAGGCCGGTTGCGCGGCCGTCCGGGTGAACCCAGGCAACATCAAGAAGTTCGACGACAAGGTCGCCGAGATCGCCCGCGCCGCCTCCGACCACGGCACACCGATCCGCATCGGCGTGAACGCCGGGTCGCTGGACAAGCGACTGCTCGCGAAGTACGGCAAGGCCACGCCCGAGGCGCTCGCCGAGTCGGCGCTGTGGGAGGCGTCGCTGTTCGCCGAGCACGGCTTCCACGACCTGAAGATCTCGGTCAAGCACAACGACCCGGTCGTGATGATTCGTGCCTACGAACTCCTCGCAGAGCAGTGCGACTATCCGCTGCACCTGGGTGTCACGGAGGCGGGGCCCGCCTTCCAGGGCACCATCAAGTCGGCGGTGGCGTTCGGCGCACTGCTTCGGCAGGGCATCGGCGACACCATCCGCGTCTCGTTGTCCGCGCCTCCGGTCGAGGAGGTCAAGGTCGGCGCACAGATTCTGCAGTCGCTCAACCTGCGGCCACGCAAGTTGGAGATCGTTTCCTGCCCTTCGTGCGGTCGCGCGCAGGTGGATGTCTACAAGCTCGCCGACGAGGTGACCGCGGGATTGCAGGGCATGGAGGTGCCGCTGCGGGTCGCGGTGATGGGCTGCGTGGTGAACGGGCCGGGAGAGGCGAGGGAAGCCGATCTCGGTGTCGCCTCCGGCAACGGCAAGGGGCAGATCTTCGTCAAGGGCGAGGTGATCAAGACCGTGCCCGAGCACCAGATCGTCGAGACGCTGATCGAGGAGGCCATGCGGATCGCCGAGGAATCGGGCGAGAGTGGGGAACCGGTAGTCACGGTGAGCTGA
- a CDS encoding GNAT family N-acetyltransferase yields the protein MLRLAGARLLEDRDYPAVRAVLAADPVGSCMVSARVELAGLDPWRLGGELWGAEGRYGRNGLQGLCFAGPNLIPLRGSAAVLRSFADRALRRPRTCSSLVGPAEQVLGLWSELVAEWGPAREVRPDQPLMAIDRLPDVAVDPFVRPVRPDELERYLPAAVAMFTEEVGIDPRIGDGGASYRARVSELIASGRAFARFEHGEVVFKAEIGALSESVGQIQGVWVHPDRRGGGLGTAGTAAVAARLVQGMGRVASLYVNSFNVPALAAYRKIGFRQVGRYATVLF from the coding sequence GTGTTGCGGCTTGCCGGTGCGAGGCTGCTCGAGGACAGGGACTACCCGGCCGTTCGCGCGGTGCTCGCGGCGGACCCGGTGGGCAGCTGCATGGTTTCCGCCCGCGTCGAGTTGGCGGGGCTGGACCCATGGCGGCTCGGCGGGGAACTGTGGGGCGCCGAAGGCCGCTACGGCAGGAACGGACTGCAGGGGCTGTGCTTCGCGGGTCCCAACCTGATCCCGTTGCGGGGCAGCGCGGCTGTGTTGCGTTCCTTCGCCGACCGTGCGCTGCGCAGGCCAAGGACATGCTCGTCGCTGGTCGGGCCCGCCGAGCAGGTGCTGGGCCTGTGGTCGGAGTTGGTGGCCGAATGGGGACCTGCCAGGGAGGTGCGGCCCGATCAGCCGCTGATGGCCATCGACCGGCTGCCCGACGTCGCCGTTGACCCGTTCGTCCGACCTGTGCGGCCCGACGAGTTGGAGCGGTACCTGCCCGCGGCGGTCGCCATGTTCACCGAGGAAGTGGGCATTGATCCGAGGATCGGCGACGGGGGAGCGAGCTACCGGGCACGGGTGTCCGAACTGATCGCGTCGGGTCGGGCGTTCGCCAGGTTCGAACACGGTGAAGTGGTGTTCAAGGCCGAGATCGGGGCGCTTTCCGAAAGCGTGGGCCAGATCCAGGGGGTGTGGGTACATCCCGATCGCCGCGGCGGCGGCCTCGGCACGGCGGGAACGGCCGCCGTCGCCGCCAGGCTGGTGCAGGGGATGGGCCGCGTCGCCAGTCTGTACGTCAACTCCTTCAACGTGCCCGCGCTCGCCGCCTACCGCAAGATCGGCTTCCGGCAGGTCGGCCGCTACGCGACGGTGCTCTTCTGA